Proteins from a genomic interval of Leptospira kanakyensis:
- a CDS encoding TAT-variant-translocated molybdopterin oxidoreductase yields the protein MKDDSFQKEKKSLWQSYELRGTSRERELQKQEFYKSPDPLIAKIKKGDFDRKTFLKFMGASVVMTTVGCIQKPAEKIVPYVNLTIKNPDNNEVEQYDFVKHGHSYHYASVCGGCSVGCGILVKAKDGRPLKLEGNPNHPISEGALCASGQASIFDLYDADRAKEPQQVVNGTAKSSDWFVLDKDVKEKLKANKGKTIVVTKPLSSPATGEFISEFLKSVGGGKHIEVAFASSDDAITIAQEKSYGKAVLPNYHFDKAKVILSIDSDFLNHTNYHNDFSKRRDLQDKGVKSFNAFIAAETHPSMTGSNADQRVPLKPGDQRKFALVIAKALSDLGVGGSTGVSGINVESSAAELGISKEVVLRTAKALASAKGESIVVAGGSNALTADAVDLQIAVNMLNSMLGNDGKTIDAGNPLKEGRSNYAENLKSLAKDLKERKAGVVILFGVNPVYQAPNGDEWKKLLHEAAQVVQVSDRVDETALASNWLAPVSHFLESWGDNESVAGIVSVQQPTIRPIFQSKAFEDMLITWAGGSLLGASSLYDYLKSKYSKKTNWEDLLRKGVLVSGNPKADKAGRSFRGTIAPLTASKSGLTVSLYESTALGNGERANNSQLQELPDPVSKVTWDNYVAISPQYSRSSGIKLNDVVTVTVGTKSFELPALIQPGLHPEAVGIALGYGRTNVGEIGNGVGKNANTLAEEVDGSLVYSGLSITLSPTGKKYKLATTQDHHMMSPGVMMGVEWKERPLIISAKLQDYAKNPGAGIPEPEIPKILIDGKLQRAQGANAPSDQPGSQFQYPGYKWGMAVDLTSCSGCGACVVACNIENNVPMVGRDEVRMGREMHWLRIDRYYIGDPEKPESLEIAHQPLMCQHCDNAPCETVCPVAATVHSSEGTNDMVYNRCVGTRYCSNNCPYKVRRFNWLEHWTEHNLLGEATPTFKALPPRNLGLNPDVTVRSRGVMEKCNFCASRVAEKKIAAKNEGRTLRDGEVKAACEQTCSSNSIVFGNVNDPESKVAKLLKDPRSYKLLEYLNIGPAVSYMTRVRNEV from the coding sequence ATGAAAGACGATAGTTTCCAAAAAGAAAAAAAATCGCTTTGGCAGTCTTATGAACTTCGCGGAACTTCTCGCGAACGTGAATTGCAAAAGCAAGAGTTCTATAAATCTCCAGATCCCCTGATTGCAAAAATCAAAAAGGGTGATTTTGATAGAAAAACTTTCTTAAAGTTTATGGGTGCATCCGTTGTGATGACAACTGTTGGTTGTATCCAAAAACCTGCTGAAAAAATTGTTCCTTATGTGAACTTAACCATTAAGAACCCAGACAACAACGAAGTAGAACAATACGACTTCGTAAAACATGGACACTCTTACCACTATGCTTCTGTTTGTGGTGGATGTTCTGTTGGTTGTGGAATCTTAGTGAAAGCAAAAGACGGACGACCTTTGAAACTCGAAGGAAATCCAAACCATCCAATTTCGGAAGGTGCTCTTTGTGCTTCTGGACAAGCTTCTATTTTTGATCTTTATGATGCAGACCGTGCCAAAGAACCACAACAAGTGGTGAATGGAACTGCTAAGTCTAGCGACTGGTTTGTTTTAGACAAAGATGTAAAAGAGAAATTGAAAGCCAACAAAGGAAAAACCATTGTTGTCACAAAACCTCTTTCTTCTCCTGCAACCGGTGAATTCATTTCTGAATTCTTAAAATCGGTTGGTGGTGGAAAACACATCGAAGTAGCTTTTGCATCTTCTGATGATGCGATTACTATTGCTCAAGAAAAATCTTACGGAAAGGCAGTTCTTCCAAACTACCATTTCGACAAAGCAAAAGTCATCCTTTCCATCGACAGTGACTTTTTAAATCACACAAACTACCACAATGATTTCTCTAAAAGAAGAGACTTACAAGACAAAGGTGTAAAATCCTTCAATGCTTTCATTGCGGCAGAAACTCATCCGTCTATGACGGGTTCCAACGCTGACCAAAGAGTGCCACTAAAACCAGGTGACCAAAGAAAGTTTGCTCTTGTGATTGCAAAAGCTCTTTCTGATTTGGGAGTGGGTGGTTCTACAGGAGTTTCCGGAATCAATGTAGAGTCTTCTGCAGCGGAACTTGGAATTTCCAAAGAAGTAGTTTTACGCACTGCCAAGGCTCTTGCTTCTGCAAAGGGTGAGTCCATTGTTGTTGCTGGTGGTTCGAATGCTCTGACTGCCGATGCAGTAGACCTTCAAATCGCAGTGAACATGCTCAACAGCATGCTCGGTAACGATGGAAAAACGATCGATGCAGGAAATCCTTTGAAAGAAGGACGTTCTAACTACGCTGAAAATTTAAAATCTCTCGCAAAAGACTTAAAAGAAAGAAAAGCCGGTGTGGTGATTCTTTTCGGTGTGAACCCTGTCTACCAAGCGCCAAACGGAGATGAGTGGAAAAAACTCCTTCATGAAGCAGCACAAGTAGTTCAAGTTTCTGACCGAGTGGATGAAACAGCACTTGCTTCCAACTGGCTTGCTCCAGTGTCTCACTTCCTAGAGTCTTGGGGAGATAACGAATCTGTTGCAGGAATTGTTTCCGTACAACAGCCAACCATCCGACCGATCTTCCAGTCCAAAGCATTTGAAGATATGCTCATCACTTGGGCAGGTGGATCGCTTCTTGGTGCGAGTTCGTTATACGACTATCTCAAATCAAAATACTCTAAAAAAACAAACTGGGAAGACCTTCTCAGAAAAGGTGTGTTAGTTTCTGGAAATCCAAAAGCTGACAAAGCAGGACGATCTTTCCGTGGAACGATTGCTCCTCTTACTGCATCGAAATCTGGTCTTACTGTTTCTCTTTACGAAAGCACCGCACTCGGTAATGGCGAAAGAGCAAACAACTCGCAACTCCAAGAACTTCCAGATCCAGTATCTAAAGTCACTTGGGACAATTATGTTGCGATTAGCCCACAATACTCTCGTTCGTCGGGAATTAAACTCAATGATGTTGTCACAGTGACTGTTGGCACAAAATCGTTTGAACTTCCGGCTCTCATCCAACCAGGTCTCCATCCAGAAGCAGTGGGAATTGCTCTTGGTTACGGAAGAACAAACGTAGGTGAGATTGGAAACGGAGTAGGGAAAAACGCAAATACTCTTGCAGAAGAAGTAGACGGATCACTCGTTTACTCTGGACTTTCGATCACTCTTTCTCCTACAGGAAAGAAATACAAACTCGCTACCACACAAGACCATCATATGATGAGCCCTGGTGTGATGATGGGTGTGGAATGGAAAGAAAGACCTTTGATCATTTCTGCAAAACTCCAAGATTATGCTAAGAATCCAGGGGCAGGAATTCCTGAACCAGAGATTCCAAAAATCTTAATCGATGGAAAACTACAAAGAGCTCAAGGAGCGAATGCTCCTTCTGACCAACCAGGAAGCCAGTTCCAATACCCAGGATACAAATGGGGAATGGCAGTGGATCTTACTTCTTGTTCTGGTTGTGGTGCTTGTGTAGTCGCTTGTAATATTGAAAACAACGTGCCAATGGTAGGACGTGACGAAGTGAGAATGGGTCGTGAGATGCATTGGCTTCGTATTGACCGTTACTACATCGGTGATCCTGAAAAACCGGAATCACTCGAAATTGCGCACCAACCACTCATGTGCCAACATTGCGACAATGCTCCTTGTGAGACAGTTTGTCCAGTAGCTGCGACTGTTCACAGTTCGGAAGGAACCAACGATATGGTTTACAACCGTTGTGTGGGAACTCGTTACTGCTCAAACAACTGCCCTTACAAAGTGCGTCGTTTTAACTGGTTAGAACATTGGACAGAACACAATCTACTTGGCGAAGCAACACCTACATTTAAGGCACTCCCACCAAGAAACCTTGGTCTCAACCCAGATGTCACCGTTCGTTCTCGTGGGGTTATGGAAAAATGTAACTTCTGTGCTTCTCGAGTAGCTGAGAAAAAAATCGCAGCGAAAAACGAAGGAAGAACATTACGAGATGGGGAAGTGAAAGCAGCATGTGAACAAACATGTTCTTCCAATTCCATTGTGTTCGGTAACGTAAATGATCCTGAATCTAAAGTAGCGAAGCTCTTGAAAGACCCTAGGTCTTACAAACTTCTGGAATACCTAAACATCGGACCGGCCGTCAGTTATATGACTCGCGTTCGAAACGAAGTTTAA
- a CDS encoding cytochrome c3 family protein yields the protein MNIKILKISVPIVAIAALAYLIFSPSRYVGYSPDQPIPFNHKIHAGDNKIDCKYCHTGVENSAHATVPPSSTCMNCHGAGNVAGNQEHVKWLKEQYDSNTPVSWVKVHDQPDFVYFNHSRHVQRGVDCSTCHGNMAEMVKVRQSKSLNMGFCVDCHRENNAPNDCSTCHR from the coding sequence ATGAATATAAAAATACTCAAGATCTCTGTGCCTATCGTTGCAATTGCAGCTCTAGCATATTTGATTTTTTCACCTAGCCGTTATGTGGGCTATTCACCCGACCAGCCCATCCCCTTCAACCATAAGATACATGCCGGCGATAACAAAATCGACTGTAAGTATTGCCATACTGGTGTTGAAAATTCGGCCCATGCCACAGTTCCTCCAAGTTCCACTTGTATGAACTGCCATGGAGCAGGTAACGTAGCGGGCAACCAAGAACATGTTAAATGGCTTAAAGAACAATACGACAGTAACACTCCAGTATCCTGGGTGAAGGTCCATGACCAACCAGACTTCGTATACTTTAACCATTCACGACACGTACAACGTGGCGTTGATTGTTCCACATGCCACGGCAACATGGCAGAGATGGTAAAGGTTAGACAGTCCAAGTCCCTCAATATGGGATTTTGTGTCGATTGCCATAGAGAGAACAATGCTCCTAACGATTGTTCTACGTGCCACAGATAA
- a CDS encoding methyl-accepting chemotaxis protein: MKSLKYILGLYTFLSILVLSVVVSALILYLNWSLLVKVYRGEMENAGKSAGAELSNYYKSQLRIAGLLSKQREIVESFQTGKAEFATNLLVGIMQDANGEYENIFLSVPKQNAKIFAAGIPRSIGYQLEEDKTGDHVVVALKKQFLIGSVQESPITGLPVSLVSFPIEDKGKLVGILWIALNLEQVSKRMGEGIHVGANGYITAITTKGVVFAGPDKSKILKVDLSKIPEGRPILEAKDGAYFEYTENGQDNALLIKRLEEWNTIIGVVLPKSDMNSGFIQVALIAVVVVFFITALVVFGIFRFLRKRLLPLENSVIILDKMAKGDLTESLTLTNNDEIGRMNLALNGFITSIRSSLGEIQSVAEEITSSSESLRESSASFSDMAQGTAASSEEISATTEEVVASMETTAVSTTKQHNNILEFNGKILELSRGAIQIEKDTKSALANTENITKQAKLGGESLNQMKDVINVILESSSEMKEVIGIIDEISDQTSLLALNAAIEAARAGEAGRGFAIVAEEISKLSDKTAHSIQAIEDMIGKNSKELEEGAKGIRSSVELLNLIIRDIGEVESVMKRLSEATQSQLSYNREVDERSEEVGRESESIRGAIEEQKRAIQQISESVIGINNETMHIASGSDLVASSSRKLSHAADTLRSITQRFRITKS; this comes from the coding sequence ATGAAAAGTTTAAAATACATTCTCGGTCTTTACACATTCCTTTCCATTTTGGTTTTGTCCGTGGTTGTATCCGCACTGATCTTATATCTAAACTGGAGCCTCCTTGTCAAAGTTTACCGAGGAGAAATGGAAAACGCAGGTAAAAGTGCCGGTGCTGAACTTTCCAATTATTATAAATCCCAACTCCGCATTGCGGGCCTACTTTCCAAACAAAGAGAAATTGTTGAATCTTTCCAAACGGGAAAGGCTGAGTTTGCGACCAATTTACTGGTTGGAATCATGCAAGATGCTAACGGTGAATACGAAAATATTTTTTTATCTGTACCTAAACAAAACGCAAAGATATTTGCAGCGGGAATTCCTCGTTCCATCGGTTACCAACTGGAAGAAGACAAAACGGGGGACCATGTCGTTGTTGCTTTAAAAAAACAGTTTCTAATTGGATCTGTCCAAGAGTCACCTATCACTGGTTTGCCTGTGAGTCTTGTTTCTTTCCCGATTGAAGACAAAGGGAAACTGGTAGGGATCCTTTGGATTGCTTTGAATTTGGAACAAGTTTCGAAACGAATGGGAGAAGGGATCCATGTAGGGGCCAATGGTTATATCACTGCCATCACAACAAAAGGAGTTGTGTTTGCAGGACCTGACAAATCCAAAATTCTAAAAGTAGATTTAAGTAAAATTCCCGAAGGTCGGCCCATCCTCGAAGCCAAAGATGGTGCTTACTTTGAATATACAGAAAATGGACAGGACAATGCCCTTCTCATCAAACGATTAGAAGAATGGAATACCATCATCGGTGTTGTGCTTCCTAAATCTGATATGAATTCTGGATTCATTCAGGTGGCTCTTATTGCCGTTGTTGTTGTGTTTTTCATTACAGCTCTCGTTGTTTTTGGAATCTTTCGATTCCTCCGTAAAAGATTATTACCATTAGAAAATTCAGTGATCATTTTGGATAAAATGGCCAAAGGAGATCTTACTGAGTCTTTAACATTAACAAACAATGATGAAATTGGTCGGATGAACTTGGCTCTAAACGGTTTTATCACCAGCATTCGTAGTTCTCTTGGAGAAATTCAATCCGTCGCCGAAGAAATTACCTCTTCTTCTGAAAGTTTACGTGAATCCTCTGCTAGTTTTTCTGATATGGCCCAAGGAACGGCTGCGTCTTCCGAAGAAATCTCTGCCACAACAGAAGAGGTGGTTGCCAGTATGGAAACCACCGCAGTTTCCACTACAAAACAACATAATAATATTCTGGAATTCAATGGGAAGATTTTGGAACTTTCCAGGGGTGCCATCCAAATCGAAAAGGATACAAAATCGGCACTGGCAAATACGGAAAACATTACCAAACAAGCCAAACTTGGTGGTGAATCACTCAACCAAATGAAGGATGTGATTAACGTAATCTTAGAATCTTCTTCTGAAATGAAAGAAGTGATAGGGATCATTGATGAAATTTCAGACCAAACCAGTTTACTCGCACTGAATGCAGCCATTGAAGCGGCAAGGGCTGGGGAAGCAGGCCGTGGGTTTGCCATTGTTGCCGAAGAGATTTCGAAACTATCCGACAAAACGGCTCACTCCATCCAAGCAATTGAAGATATGATTGGTAAGAACAGTAAAGAGTTGGAAGAGGGGGCGAAGGGAATTCGTTCCTCTGTCGAACTTTTGAATCTCATCATCCGAGATATTGGAGAAGTAGAGAGTGTTATGAAACGACTTTCTGAAGCGACTCAGTCTCAGTTAAGTTACAATAGAGAAGTGGATGAACGATCGGAAGAGGTAGGTCGTGAATCAGAATCCATCAGAGGGGCCATTGAAGAGCAGAAAAGAGCCATCCAACAGATTTCGGAATCAGTGATTGGGATCAATAATGAAACCATGCACATTGCTTCGGGCTCCGATCTAGTGGCATCCTCTTCCAGGAAACTCTCTCATGCGGCAGATACTTTGCGTTCTATTACGCAAAGGTTTCGGATTACAAAGAGTTGA
- a CDS encoding ArnT family glycosyltransferase, translating to MKESLTPSERIFYRILLLLASIPILFTLPLDVIDIDSAQYAGIGRELVLSNDFFSLIDNGRRYLDKPILTFWTIATSFSLFGISNIAFRIPAILITLLSVFSIYRITILTGGKERQGYLASFAYLLAPGVYAMVVDPKIDVYLTAYLVFTYHFYYLGRKKNPNYFYLMYLMMSMGFITKGPISVFIPAISIGGDILFRRDWKLLLSMRIPTGIFVLASLPALWCYFLYQNFNSYGPVFFLWIQSFGRFYRDMYDINFDPFYFYKSFSWAFFSGLVPMIIYISFRLYQYIKSLGWKEILRKIRANEYKEIDFVIPFWVFLFLFLISFSRYPLPQYTYWILPGAALYFGKIMEESLFRSNVERLRPSFLIAGLVYLVGYFLIPIFVADVGILYYVFGIIGVLFIMLSAQLIPLEILVTLVGATLFFSAISLEFYPLLTSYQPSKEFGAKIKELEPNEPVVYSFWLSNSKRSYGFYAERNFRNVYDKDKLDKLWSEKPERLLILPSEKLTQLQEMAGPGYQIEPVLERESFKVATPNVAFLKKETRNLVTKKISLVWLKKIQGKSSKNSKV from the coding sequence ATGAAAGAATCACTCACTCCCTCTGAAAGAATTTTTTATCGAATTCTACTACTCCTTGCCTCCATTCCTATTTTATTCACTCTTCCTTTAGATGTGATTGATATTGATAGTGCACAGTATGCTGGTATTGGCCGCGAACTTGTTTTATCTAATGATTTTTTTTCACTCATTGATAATGGAAGAAGATACTTAGACAAACCCATCTTAACTTTTTGGACCATTGCAACTTCCTTTTCTCTTTTTGGAATTAGTAACATTGCTTTTCGGATTCCTGCGATTCTGATTACCTTACTTTCCGTTTTTTCAATTTACCGGATCACTATTTTGACTGGTGGAAAAGAAAGACAAGGATACCTGGCTTCCTTCGCTTACCTTTTGGCACCCGGGGTTTATGCCATGGTTGTGGATCCAAAGATAGATGTGTATCTTACCGCCTATTTGGTGTTCACTTATCATTTCTATTATTTAGGAAGGAAAAAAAATCCAAACTACTTCTATTTGATGTATCTTATGATGTCTATGGGTTTTATCACCAAAGGACCAATTTCTGTATTTATCCCAGCCATATCCATTGGTGGAGATATTTTATTTCGTAGAGATTGGAAATTACTTCTGTCGATGCGAATTCCTACGGGGATTTTTGTTTTGGCATCTCTTCCTGCTTTATGGTGTTACTTTCTCTACCAAAACTTCAATTCCTATGGCCCAGTTTTCTTTTTATGGATCCAGTCTTTTGGCCGGTTTTATAGAGATATGTATGACATCAATTTTGATCCGTTTTACTTTTATAAATCATTCTCTTGGGCATTCTTCAGTGGGCTTGTGCCTATGATCATTTATATTTCCTTTCGTTTGTATCAGTATATTAAATCACTGGGTTGGAAGGAAATCCTTAGAAAAATTCGTGCAAATGAATACAAAGAAATCGACTTTGTAATTCCTTTTTGGGTTTTTCTCTTTCTGTTTTTAATTTCCTTTTCTCGTTATCCACTCCCGCAATACACGTATTGGATTTTACCAGGAGCTGCTTTGTACTTTGGTAAAATTATGGAAGAAAGTTTATTTCGTTCCAATGTGGAAAGGCTTCGTCCTTCTTTTCTCATCGCAGGTCTTGTGTATTTGGTAGGGTATTTTCTCATCCCTATCTTTGTGGCTGATGTGGGGATTCTTTATTATGTGTTTGGGATCATTGGTGTTCTTTTCATCATGTTGTCTGCACAACTCATTCCTCTCGAAATTCTTGTCACTCTTGTGGGTGCTACTTTGTTTTTCAGTGCGATTAGTTTGGAGTTTTATCCTCTGCTCACGAGTTACCAACCTTCCAAAGAATTTGGAGCGAAAATCAAAGAACTGGAACCAAACGAACCGGTGGTATATTCCTTTTGGTTGTCCAATTCCAAACGTTCCTATGGATTTTATGCAGAAAGGAATTTCCGAAATGTATACGATAAGGATAAATTAGACAAACTTTGGTCAGAAAAACCGGAAAGACTTCTCATCCTTCCTTCCGAAAAACTTACCCAATTACAGGAAATGGCAGGGCCAGGATACCAAATTGAGCCGGTTCTCGAGAGGGAATCGTTTAAAGTGGCTACTCCAAACGTAGCTTTCCTGAAAAAAGAGACAAGAAACCTTGTCACAAAGAAAATTTCTTTGGTTTGGCTAAAAAAAATTCAGGGGAAATCTTCTAAAAACTCGAAAGTATAA
- a CDS encoding Cys-rich protein, whose protein sequence is MKHGKWILTFVMAFFLGNCQDIVEKKCQAACEVFVSCTEEELKLTLAPDVKRTGRIQCMDGCTTHNSDILQCYDQEPNSCKGFGQCLIQIGTLE, encoded by the coding sequence TTGTTATGGCTTTCTTTTTGGGAAACTGCCAGGACATAGTGGAAAAAAAATGCCAAGCGGCTTGTGAAGTATTTGTTTCTTGTACTGAGGAAGAGTTAAAACTTACCTTGGCACCAGATGTCAAAAGAACAGGCCGAATCCAATGTATGGACGGATGCACCACTCATAACAGTGATATTTTACAATGTTATGACCAAGAACCCAATTCATGTAAAGGATTTGGGCAATGTTTAATCCAAATTGGTACTTTAGAATGA